A single window of Leptolyngbya ohadii IS1 DNA harbors:
- a CDS encoding TniQ family protein, translated as MMLSPSTGSENLEDDLWHDELATIPPRSRLFHLEPVGVGTPLVESLTSYFIRLADAHSVAPVNLIREVLPLFKDGKFQHVTYKAPTEVFNLSTWALNGTSSRAIELVNSLQTLTARQDLRALTLLPLAGILNTSRDCLFHKYRRWCPFCYEDWRVASKTIYEPLLWSIKHTDVCLKHKKQLQDRCPHCMKATQPLMGYSRPGCCAKCQNWLGIALESHSCDDEVDTSNTLLWSLYVAATLGEAIANASYEPSLFCRKIVVSAISTYIENLSEGNMSRFCRLVDLPDRALREALTDGTPPMLQKLLKICHKLNIGLVDFLTAKSVSTNNLLSFQPAPKKLEEQLKRSIGKRVDKEELQLILEAAVEENPPPLITEVVNRTHYIASTVRNYFPELYESIKNRSGQWVDKPRIERIIAEALEENPPPPLTTVAERTGFCVQTVRKYFSKECHRIIERVNQSRDERIQAALIAAADENPPPALAEVARRLGYSGSSSYIRRVAPDACKIIIEHYNAHRNHLARLRIEHHIAEVKEVIERLSLLGKPFTKYTVKVNLQNPHIIRKKYIQEMLRDVLQ; from the coding sequence ATGATGCTTAGTCCATCTACTGGTAGTGAGAATCTTGAGGATGACTTATGGCATGATGAGCTTGCAACTATACCGCCTAGAAGCAGGCTGTTTCATCTAGAACCCGTAGGCGTTGGTACTCCTCTCGTAGAGAGCTTAACCTCCTATTTCATCAGGTTAGCTGATGCTCATAGCGTGGCTCCTGTGAATCTCATCAGAGAAGTTTTACCCCTCTTCAAGGACGGGAAATTCCAGCACGTAACTTACAAAGCTCCTACTGAAGTTTTTAATTTATCAACTTGGGCATTAAATGGAACTAGCTCAAGAGCTATTGAATTAGTCAATTCACTGCAAACCTTAACGGCACGACAAGATTTGCGCGCCCTCACTTTACTGCCGTTAGCTGGAATACTGAACACGAGTAGAGATTGCTTATTTCATAAATACAGAAGGTGGTGCCCATTCTGCTACGAGGATTGGAGGGTTGCAAGCAAAACGATTTACGAGCCGTTACTCTGGTCAATTAAGCATACCGATGTATGCCTTAAGCATAAGAAGCAACTGCAAGATCGCTGTCCGCACTGCATGAAAGCGACGCAACCGCTAATGGGATATTCAAGACCCGGCTGTTGTGCAAAATGCCAAAACTGGTTAGGAATAGCTTTGGAGAGCCATAGCTGTGATGATGAAGTAGATACAAGCAATACACTTCTGTGGAGTTTATACGTTGCAGCAACCTTAGGAGAAGCTATTGCTAATGCTTCCTATGAACCATCCCTTTTTTGCAGAAAAATTGTTGTTAGTGCAATTTCTACTTATATTGAGAACCTTTCTGAAGGTAATATGAGTCGTTTCTGTAGATTAGTTGACTTGCCAGACAGAGCACTCAGAGAAGCATTAACGGATGGAACCCCTCCAATGCTGCAAAAGCTATTAAAAATTTGTCATAAATTAAACATTGGACTTGTTGATTTCCTAACTGCAAAATCAGTCTCTACAAATAACCTTCTATCCTTTCAACCTGCCCCTAAGAAACTAGAAGAGCAATTGAAAAGATCCATTGGGAAACGAGTTGATAAAGAAGAGCTACAGTTAATTTTAGAAGCAGCAGTAGAAGAGAATCCACCTCCTCTGATAACTGAAGTTGTTAACCGTACTCACTACATTGCGTCTACTGTTCGTAATTATTTTCCCGAACTATATGAATCAATTAAAAATCGTTCTGGTCAGTGGGTAGATAAGCCCAGAATTGAGAGAATAATAGCAGAGGCACTAGAAGAGAATCCACCACCGCCCCTGACGACAGTTGCTGAGCGGACTGGTTTTTGTGTCCAGACAGTACGCAAATATTTCTCGAAAGAATGTCATAGAATCATAGAGCGAGTAAATCAATCAAGAGATGAAAGAATTCAGGCTGCACTTATAGCCGCAGCAGATGAGAATCCGCCACCAGCACTTGCAGAAGTTGCGCGAAGGCTAGGCTATAGTGGTAGTTCTTCATACATTCGTAGAGTTGCTCCAGATGCTTGCAAAATTATTATTGAGCATTACAATGCTCATCGTAACCATCTTGCCAGATTAAGAATAGAGCATCACATTGCAGAAGTAAAAGAGGTTATTGAAAGGCTCTCGCTTTTAGGAAAACCTTTCACCAAGTACACCGTCAAGGTTAATCTCCAAAATCCACACATTATTCGCAAGAAGTATATTCAAGAGATGCTGCGTGATGTTTTGCAGTAG
- a CDS encoding TniQ family protein has translation MDELWEPPESPVQRCSILHYLNLVGINTPYVESLTSHISRLAEAHSLYPGVLMERGIAPLIAKQYTGGNLHTIYSHTCALNGTGVMASDLVQALNNLTGHRQLHLLTMLPWVEVVPQRELLYSSRFWCPQCYEENRISGFEIHEPLLWTLKIVKICPIHQQLLFNLCPHCGQTNYLLSWRSRVGYCSKCQKWLGASRSGSLYEYNSVPEVEMQRLVWSANAVGELIASAPSLPTLIARENVARGLGNCVEFFADGNIAEFARLVQAPKNTVWLWCKGKNLPQLDTLVALCFRLKISVLDLLMNEKIETLESVIRLSPGKPISTRRSPDTRLADLDRVESHLAAVLLDHKLPPPSLEAASKALGFHRETLYRNFKELCRAISARYDQYEQIRYLRSIEECCEEVRQVVHRLHREGTYPSEARVSQHLTKPGYLRNKRVRSVLQETRQGLGLTK, from the coding sequence ATGGATGAACTCTGGGAACCACCTGAAAGTCCTGTCCAGAGGTGCAGCATACTGCACTATTTGAATCTGGTTGGTATTAACACACCATACGTTGAAAGTTTAACAAGTCACATTAGCCGCCTAGCAGAAGCACATAGTCTATATCCAGGTGTGCTTATGGAAAGAGGAATCGCACCACTTATTGCAAAGCAGTACACAGGTGGCAATTTACATACAATATACAGTCACACTTGTGCCCTAAACGGCACGGGTGTGATGGCGTCCGATTTAGTTCAAGCTCTGAACAACTTAACTGGTCATCGTCAACTTCACCTATTAACGATGTTGCCTTGGGTAGAAGTGGTACCGCAGAGAGAATTACTATACTCTTCTAGATTCTGGTGTCCGCAATGTTATGAGGAGAATCGTATTAGTGGTTTTGAAATTCATGAACCTTTACTGTGGACACTAAAGATAGTAAAAATTTGCCCAATTCATCAGCAGCTATTGTTTAACCTATGTCCTCACTGTGGACAAACAAACTATCTATTATCTTGGCGATCGAGAGTAGGATATTGTTCCAAGTGTCAAAAGTGGTTGGGAGCTTCACGGTCAGGTTCACTATATGAATACAACAGCGTACCAGAAGTAGAAATGCAGCGATTAGTTTGGTCAGCGAATGCTGTCGGGGAATTGATTGCATCGGCTCCTAGTTTACCAACTCTGATCGCTAGGGAAAATGTGGCGAGGGGTCTAGGTAACTGCGTGGAATTCTTTGCAGACGGCAATATTGCCGAGTTTGCTCGATTAGTTCAGGCACCCAAAAACACTGTATGGCTTTGGTGTAAAGGAAAAAACTTACCACAACTGGATACGCTTGTTGCCCTATGTTTCCGCTTGAAGATATCAGTTCTGGATCTGCTGATGAACGAGAAGATCGAGACGCTGGAGAGCGTTATTCGACTATCACCCGGAAAGCCTATCTCCACGAGGCGTAGTCCTGATACTAGATTGGCTGACTTGGATCGGGTAGAATCTCACCTAGCAGCAGTATTGCTAGACCACAAGCTTCCACCTCCATCTCTTGAGGCAGCATCAAAGGCTTTGGGATTCCATCGGGAGACACTCTATCGAAACTTTAAAGAGTTATGCCGTGCTATTTCTGCAAGGTATGACCAGTATGAGCAGATTCGTTATTTACGCTCTATCGAGGAATGTTGTGAGGAGGTAAGGCAGGTCGTCCATCGGCTTCATCGTGAAGGCACTTACCCTTCAGAAGCTCGCGTTTCGCAACACCTGACTAAGCCTGGTTATTTGAGAAACAAAAGAGTCCGCTCGGTTTTACAGGAAACCCGTCAGGGGCTTGGGCTAACGAAATAG
- a CDS encoding response regulator transcription factor, translating to MAHSASPILCSLPQMLDQHSTKTPCIFVLEPDDNVRPALRHNLQHWGYQVIMAIDQEDAIQRIQAGQKHFDLILLNQGEYSLDKMMAIGQQIRRATKLNSPIPMLIMAEQYGADLEGQNVQVNDNEYVTYLEDGEQLKSILQQLCPTQERQLP from the coding sequence ATGGCGCATTCAGCCTCGCCAATTCTGTGCTCCCTCCCTCAAATGCTGGATCAGCACTCAACGAAAACACCCTGCATCTTCGTCCTAGAGCCGGATGACAATGTTCGACCCGCCTTGCGGCATAACCTGCAACATTGGGGATATCAGGTGATTATGGCGATCGATCAAGAAGATGCCATACAACGAATTCAGGCAGGACAGAAGCACTTTGACTTAATTTTGCTCAACCAGGGTGAGTATTCCCTGGATAAAATGATGGCGATCGGACAGCAGATTCGCCGAGCCACCAAACTAAACAGTCCCATTCCTATGCTGATTATGGCTGAGCAGTATGGCGCAGATCTCGAAGGGCAAAACGTTCAGGTCAATGACAACGAGTATGTAACCTACCTGGAAGATGGGGAACAGTTGAAGTCCATCCTCCAGCAGCTGTGCCCAACCCAGGAACGGCAGCTGCCTTGA
- a CDS encoding Crp/Fnr family transcriptional regulator, with protein sequence MTAQNRLLSVMSQALYDKLAPGLKRVELQRGACLHEPEEVIQNLYFPLDCVLSITLTLSNGTTAETGLVGKREVIGINALMGGRETTQTTYIVQIPGSAMKIDAQILREEFDRNKDLRDVMLRYTQAFIAQTSQTTACNSLHRLDQRLARWLLEVHDRLDKDELSLTQEFIAEMLGVRRAGVTQTAQQLQSEGLIRYQRGHVHILNRPGLQACACECFLTVKDEYDRLLGTTSGSLP encoded by the coding sequence ATGACGGCTCAAAACCGCCTGCTCAGTGTGATGTCTCAAGCATTGTACGACAAGCTTGCCCCTGGCTTGAAGCGGGTTGAACTGCAACGAGGCGCTTGCCTGCACGAACCGGAGGAAGTGATCCAAAATCTTTACTTTCCGCTGGATTGCGTTTTATCAATTACCCTCACCCTGAGTAATGGCACAACCGCTGAAACTGGGCTGGTTGGCAAGCGAGAGGTCATTGGCATCAACGCCCTTATGGGCGGTCGGGAAACCACACAGACCACGTACATCGTCCAGATTCCCGGCAGTGCCATGAAAATCGACGCTCAGATTTTACGGGAAGAGTTCGATCGTAATAAGGATCTGCGTGATGTGATGCTGCGCTACACGCAAGCGTTCATCGCTCAAACCTCCCAAACAACAGCCTGCAACAGCTTGCACAGATTAGACCAACGATTAGCCCGCTGGCTCTTGGAAGTGCATGACCGTCTTGATAAAGATGAGTTGAGTCTGACCCAGGAATTTATTGCAGAAATGCTGGGAGTTCGGCGTGCAGGGGTGACGCAAACAGCTCAACAGCTTCAAAGTGAGGGTTTAATTCGCTACCAGCGGGGGCACGTCCATATCTTGAATCGACCTGGGTTACAAGCCTGTGCTTGTGAATGTTTTCTAACGGTCAAGGACGAATACGATCGCCTGTTGGGAACGACTTCCGGCAGCTTACCGTAG
- a CDS encoding CheR family methyltransferase, translating into MTNFSLIKSVAPCLEEAELEDLLHYFKQVLQVDLTGYKRPSLMRRTLVRMQQVGIERYPDYLDHLQQQQDEVKHFLDAIYINYSYFFRDRPVWDQLANHIIPQLVANKALDEPIRVWSAACATGEEVYSLAILLIEALGVEQFQQRVQIYGTDVDSIVIQQAHQGHYPAHSTKHIPLALQEQYFERRHNYYCWRQEFRHSIYFQLHNLIHDPPLSPIDLLVCRNLLIYLTTETQLQVLANFYCSLEKNGFLLLGKVENLITRPQLSLFTPIHRQSRIFKKVTQAEQDDKAS; encoded by the coding sequence ATGACTAATTTTTCCCTGATCAAGTCTGTTGCCCCATGCCTAGAAGAAGCTGAGCTAGAAGACTTGTTGCACTATTTCAAGCAAGTCTTGCAGGTTGATCTGACGGGTTATAAACGTCCTAGCCTGATGCGGCGAACGCTGGTACGGATGCAGCAAGTTGGAATTGAGCGTTATCCGGACTATCTTGACCATTTGCAGCAGCAACAGGATGAGGTCAAACACTTCTTGGATGCGATTTACATCAACTACAGCTATTTCTTTCGCGATCGCCCGGTCTGGGATCAGCTAGCAAACCACATTATTCCGCAGCTCGTTGCTAATAAAGCACTGGATGAGCCAATTCGGGTCTGGAGTGCGGCTTGTGCGACCGGAGAAGAGGTTTATTCTCTAGCAATATTGCTAATAGAGGCACTGGGAGTAGAACAATTTCAACAGCGGGTGCAAATTTACGGAACAGACGTTGACTCGATTGTGATTCAGCAAGCGCATCAGGGACATTATCCAGCTCACAGCACAAAACACATTCCGCTTGCCCTACAGGAGCAGTATTTTGAGCGTAGGCATAATTATTACTGCTGGCGACAGGAATTCCGCCACTCAATCTACTTTCAGCTTCACAATCTAATTCACGATCCGCCTCTATCCCCTATCGATCTGCTGGTTTGTCGCAATCTACTCATATACCTCACAACAGAAACTCAACTTCAAGTCCTGGCAAACTTCTATTGCAGTCTGGAGAAAAATGGCTTTCTACTGCTTGGGAAAGTGGAGAATTTGATCACTCGTCCGCAATTGTCTTTATTTACACCAATCCATCGGCAAAGCAGGATATTTAAGAAAGTGACGCAGGCGGAGCAAGATGATAAAGCTTCATGA
- a CDS encoding sensor histidine kinase, translated as MTIAPETPNPLYESAFWGSGEMATLTRERFVEFSDVVADGDRLKQAIANLLENALKFTPQGGQVTIQLGYVGADVEITVSDTGIGIHPDFLPHVFDRFTQAEVPSRHTPGGVGIGLAIARHIVELHHGTIEGVSQGEGQGTTFTVRIPLTSAAQIKSDPQGQE; from the coding sequence ATGACGATCGCTCCTGAAACCCCAAATCCTTTATATGAATCCGCTTTTTGGGGAAGTGGTGAGATGGCAACCCTGACGCGAGAACGCTTTGTAGAATTTAGCGACGTTGTGGCAGATGGCGATCGTCTCAAACAAGCCATTGCTAACCTACTGGAGAACGCCCTCAAATTTACCCCTCAGGGAGGGCAAGTCACCATCCAGTTAGGGTATGTTGGTGCCGATGTTGAAATCACGGTGAGCGATACCGGAATTGGTATTCATCCTGATTTCTTACCCCATGTGTTCGATCGCTTCACCCAGGCAGAAGTGCCCAGTCGTCATACCCCTGGTGGCGTGGGAATTGGGCTGGCAATCGCCCGTCACATCGTCGAGTTACACCACGGTACGATCGAGGGAGTCAGTCAGGGAGAAGGGCAAGGAACAACCTTTACCGTCAGAATTCCATTGACCAGTGCGGCTCAAATCAAGTCAGATCCTCAAGGGCAGGAGTGA
- a CDS encoding PAS domain-containing protein, translated as MPNPVLMTEELSRALIANLPDGAAFVVDRDLRYVLAEGEALATAGYKPEDFVGRTIFEVLSPNLAVGYEPMFRQALAGKPFEHEHPAHDRTYISRGTPLWAEDGEIYAVLVVSYDITDRKRIEDERKCTEERQAFLLKLGDILQRFVQPNDIKAAAMRLLGEYLGVSRAQYHECDSSGKYYSADGVGYANGLPLLDLKYRIDAFGTFVNEDFAAGRLYRSDDLTVDPRVSAEERDAYRSYQIRAGALVYR; from the coding sequence ATGCCAAACCCTGTCTTGATGACCGAAGAGCTATCACGGGCTTTAATCGCAAATCTTCCGGATGGAGCGGCGTTTGTGGTCGATCGCGATCTGCGCTATGTGCTGGCGGAAGGAGAAGCCCTGGCAACTGCCGGATACAAACCGGAGGATTTCGTTGGGCGAACAATTTTCGAGGTGCTGTCGCCTAATCTAGCCGTAGGCTACGAGCCGATGTTCCGTCAAGCGCTTGCAGGCAAACCGTTTGAGCATGAACACCCTGCCCACGATCGCACCTACATTTCACGGGGAACCCCGCTGTGGGCTGAAGATGGGGAAATTTATGCGGTGCTGGTGGTTTCCTATGACATTACCGATCGAAAGCGCATCGAAGACGAACGCAAATGCACCGAAGAGCGGCAGGCATTTTTGCTAAAGCTCGGCGATATTCTGCAACGATTTGTGCAGCCGAATGACATCAAAGCGGCTGCGATGCGCTTGCTGGGTGAGTATCTCGGCGTGAGCCGGGCGCAGTATCACGAGTGCGATAGTAGCGGTAAATACTATAGTGCCGATGGGGTGGGCTATGCGAACGGCTTGCCGCTGCTGGATTTGAAGTACCGAATCGATGCTTTCGGCACCTTTGTGAACGAGGATTTTGCCGCTGGACGCCTCTACAGGAGCGACGACCTAACGGTTGATCCGCGGGTCAGCGCCGAAGAACGCGATGCCTATCGCAGCTACCAGATCAGGGCGGGGGCTCTGGTATACCGTTGA
- a CDS encoding GAF domain-containing protein → MPASKQSLRASEAKYRSLFTSIDEGFNLLEMIPDESGHPIDFRIVETNPAWEQQTGLTDATGKTLLEIAPNFEQHWLDFYSDVLISGRGRRTEYYTAAVNRWFTVFASRIGGEGSRQVAVVFNDITERKRSEIQLRRAAERDAFRLKLSDALRSLTDPVQIQAEACRLLGEQLGTDRAYYVEVHEPEGYARVNQHYSRGGSPAIVGNYRLSEYGWSLPLMRRGETIVITDTQSTDIIPDVERAAMARIGMIGFVAIPLIKGEVLVGSLAVNEPTPREWTEAEVDLVRETAERIWADIQRAHAETALRDSELQRIREQAAREEERQRAESLAELDRAKTLFFSNVSHEFRTPLTLSLAPLQDALKTVDEWMSNGVDENPSTHRPIDAQTQS, encoded by the coding sequence GTGCCCGCGTCGAAGCAATCTCTACGTGCCTCAGAAGCCAAATATCGATCGCTCTTCACATCAATTGACGAAGGCTTTAACCTGCTCGAAATGATTCCCGATGAGTCAGGTCATCCCATTGACTTTCGGATTGTGGAAACGAATCCAGCCTGGGAGCAGCAAACTGGCTTAACCGATGCTACTGGCAAGACGCTGTTGGAAATCGCCCCCAATTTTGAACAGCATTGGCTTGACTTCTACAGCGATGTCTTAATTTCTGGCAGAGGGAGGCGGACTGAATACTACACAGCAGCCGTTAACCGTTGGTTTACCGTCTTTGCCTCGCGGATCGGCGGTGAAGGGAGCCGTCAAGTTGCCGTAGTGTTCAACGATATCACTGAACGCAAGCGCTCAGAAATCCAGTTACGCCGCGCGGCTGAGAGGGATGCATTCCGGTTGAAGTTGTCGGATGCATTGCGATCGCTCACAGACCCGGTGCAAATTCAGGCAGAAGCGTGTCGTCTCCTGGGTGAACAGTTGGGTACTGATCGCGCCTACTACGTCGAAGTCCACGAGCCGGAGGGGTATGCCCGCGTCAATCAACATTATTCGCGCGGCGGTTCACCTGCGATCGTCGGAAATTATCGGCTGTCGGAATACGGCTGGAGTTTGCCGCTCATGCGGAGAGGCGAAACTATCGTTATCACCGATACGCAATCTACCGATATCATTCCCGATGTTGAACGGGCGGCGATGGCAAGGATCGGAATGATTGGGTTTGTTGCCATACCGCTAATTAAGGGAGAAGTTTTAGTCGGCTCACTCGCTGTAAACGAACCTACACCCCGCGAATGGACAGAGGCGGAAGTTGACCTGGTGCGCGAAACCGCCGAGCGGATCTGGGCAGACATCCAACGCGCCCATGCTGAAACTGCCCTACGCGACTCGGAACTTCAGCGAATTCGAGAGCAAGCTGCCCGTGAAGAGGAACGCCAACGCGCCGAATCTCTGGCAGAACTTGATCGCGCCAAAACGCTTTTCTTCAGCAACGTTAGCCACGAATTTCGGACTCCCCTGACACTATCCCTGGCTCCGTTGCAAGATGCGTTGAAGACTGTGGATGAGTGGATGAGTAACGGAGTGGATGAGAACCCATCGACCCATCGACCCATCGACGCTCAAACCCAATCTTGA
- a CDS encoding ATP-binding protein, which yields MRTHRPIDPSTLKPNLELVHRNSLRLLKLVNTLLDFSRIEAGRMEAVYEPTDLATYTAELSSVFRSAIERAGLQLIVDCPPLPEPVFVDREMWEKIVLNLLSNAFKFTLQGEITVSLRVESRSDLQASTSTLQASTSAPHDSTLDPQSSTSKLDPATSELETLTSTVEISSTEHDPSTSNLRVILQIRDTGAGIAPEHLPHLFERFYQIRETQARTHEGLGIGLALVHELVDLGIAADFLPRVFDRFSQAGANAAKGLGLGLATGHRYPQPCGIARHIVELHHGTIHAHSAGGGQGATFTVTLPLLQNGEG from the coding sequence ATGAGAACCCATCGACCCATCGACCCATCGACGCTCAAACCCAATCTTGAACTCGTCCACCGCAACAGCCTTCGCCTGCTGAAACTAGTCAACACCCTGCTCGACTTCTCGCGTATTGAAGCCGGACGCATGGAAGCGGTGTATGAACCGACGGACTTAGCAACCTACACCGCAGAACTCAGCAGTGTTTTTCGGTCTGCGATCGAACGGGCAGGTTTACAGCTAATAGTTGATTGCCCACCCCTACCCGAACCTGTTTTTGTCGATCGGGAGATGTGGGAAAAGATTGTTCTCAATCTACTTTCCAACGCCTTCAAGTTCACTTTGCAAGGCGAAATTACAGTGTCCCTGCGTGTTGAATCGAGGTCAGATCTTCAAGCTTCAACTTCAACGCTTCAAGCTTCAACTTCAGCCCCTCACGATTCGACCCTAGACCCTCAATCTTCAACCTCCAAACTCGACCCTGCGACCTCTGAGCTTGAAACATTGACTTCCACAGTTGAAATATCAAGCACTGAACACGACCCTTCGACCTCAAACCTGCGTGTCATTCTCCAAATACGGGACACCGGAGCCGGAATTGCTCCCGAACATTTGCCCCATCTGTTTGAACGGTTCTATCAGATTCGAGAAACACAAGCACGAACTCACGAAGGATTAGGAATTGGTCTTGCGCTCGTCCACGAACTGGTTGACCTTGGGATTGCAGCCGACTTTCTGCCCCGTGTATTCGATCGCTTCAGTCAAGCAGGTGCAAATGCAGCAAAAGGATTGGGATTAGGGCTGGCGACCGGGCACCGATACCCGCAGCCCTGCGGGATCGCCCGTCACATTGTCGAACTTCACCACGGCACCATTCATGCCCACAGTGCAGGAGGAGGGCAGGGAGCTACCTTTACAGTCACACTACCGCTCCTACAGAACGGCGAGGGCTAA